The following coding sequences are from one Desulfosporosinus orientis DSM 765 window:
- the cphA gene encoding cyanophycin synthetase has protein sequence MEIIDIQAIEGANVYSHRPIIRAIVDLQEWNDRFTNELEDFRLQLVEQLPSLVEHYCSRGKRGGFLERLQEGTLIGHVIEHVTIELLTQAGQTIKYGKTMSILDQPGRYEIIFNYEVKEGAIEGFKQGFLLVSTLLKDQSFDVSLAVDRIKTIMERCKLGVSTQAIVDACQARGIPVCRMNEGSLLQLGYGRNQRRIQATITDSTSSIGVDIACDKEITKKILSEGGVPVPYGYIVGTEEEAVEAFLDMNATAVIKPLHGNQGKGVTLQLTNEAEVRAAFKVAQNYGHWVIIEEYIEGQHYRLVVVGDRLIAAAKRVPAHVVGDGISTIEELVAQTNKDPLRGEDHENVLTKITIDSVVLLNLRLKNLTLSSVPKQGEIVYLRDSANLSTGGIAEDVTDLVHPDNADLAVYAAKLIGLDVAGIDLVIKNIEASYREGSGHVIEVNAAPGIRMHHFPSKGAARDVGKAIVEEIIPAGNGRIPIVAISGTNGKTTTTRMISKILSDQKLIVGMTSTDGIYINKKLLVKGDMTGPESAKTVLRHPQVQVAVLETARGGILRSGLGYDYADVAVVTNVSNDHLGQYGIESLEDIAHVKSLVAEVIKPHSYVVLNADDPYVVQMAKRTQGRVIFFSTEKDNIYIRKHLGKGGIAVFVRRGMILLCQGSQVFKICSVKQIPVTWEGKAKHNIQNALAAIASGWALGMSTTAIRDSLQEFSSDVEHNRGRLNLYKINGVDVFIDYGHNSAGIQEIVNTLKYFKKKNLVGCVTVPGDRSDETVREVGRIAAKGFQRLVIREDRDLRGRKPGEIAQMIYDEAILSGMDAQKIKIILPETEAFSKGLDSCVPGDTFVMFYEHLEPIEEEIRRRMELQKALSYIPAKNEWVVGGEY, from the coding sequence ATGGAGATTATAGATATCCAAGCAATCGAAGGGGCTAATGTTTATAGCCATCGCCCAATTATTCGAGCGATTGTGGATCTCCAAGAATGGAATGACCGATTTACGAATGAACTGGAAGATTTTCGTCTTCAACTTGTAGAGCAATTACCCTCGTTAGTAGAGCACTATTGCTCACGGGGCAAAAGAGGCGGATTTCTGGAACGGTTACAAGAAGGAACCCTTATAGGGCATGTCATTGAACATGTAACTATAGAGCTTTTAACCCAAGCAGGTCAGACAATAAAATACGGAAAAACGATGTCCATTTTGGACCAGCCTGGGCGTTATGAAATTATTTTCAATTACGAAGTTAAAGAAGGGGCTATTGAGGGCTTTAAACAAGGGTTTTTACTTGTAAGTACTCTTCTTAAAGATCAAAGCTTTGATGTATCCCTAGCAGTTGATAGGATCAAGACCATCATGGAACGCTGCAAATTAGGGGTATCCACTCAAGCGATTGTGGATGCCTGTCAAGCTCGGGGAATCCCAGTTTGTCGAATGAATGAGGGGAGCCTGTTGCAATTGGGGTATGGCCGGAACCAACGACGCATCCAAGCAACCATTACAGATTCAACATCTAGTATAGGGGTTGATATTGCTTGTGATAAAGAGATCACTAAAAAGATCTTAAGCGAAGGAGGGGTTCCGGTTCCTTATGGATATATCGTCGGAACGGAAGAAGAGGCTGTTGAGGCCTTTTTGGATATGAACGCCACTGCAGTGATCAAGCCTTTACATGGTAACCAGGGAAAAGGGGTAACACTTCAGCTTACAAATGAAGCAGAAGTTAGAGCGGCGTTTAAGGTAGCTCAAAACTATGGACATTGGGTCATCATTGAAGAATATATTGAGGGACAGCACTATCGTTTGGTTGTTGTCGGAGATCGTCTGATTGCTGCCGCCAAGAGGGTGCCGGCTCATGTTGTTGGAGATGGTATTTCCACCATTGAGGAACTGGTCGCTCAAACCAATAAGGATCCATTACGTGGGGAAGACCATGAAAACGTCTTAACAAAAATTACAATTGATTCTGTTGTTCTACTAAACTTGAGACTTAAAAACCTAACCTTATCCTCTGTTCCTAAACAAGGAGAAATAGTTTATTTGAGAGACAGTGCTAATCTAAGCACTGGGGGAATTGCTGAAGATGTGACGGATCTTGTTCATCCAGATAATGCTGATTTAGCTGTTTATGCAGCGAAGTTAATAGGACTGGATGTTGCAGGGATCGATTTAGTGATTAAGAATATAGAGGCCTCATATCGAGAGGGAAGCGGGCACGTTATTGAAGTTAATGCTGCACCAGGAATTCGCATGCATCATTTTCCCAGCAAAGGAGCTGCCAGGGATGTAGGCAAGGCTATTGTCGAGGAAATAATTCCTGCAGGAAATGGGCGAATACCTATCGTTGCCATAAGCGGCACTAATGGAAAAACCACTACTACCCGTATGATCAGCAAAATACTTTCGGATCAGAAACTCATTGTTGGAATGACGTCAACGGATGGAATATACATCAATAAAAAGTTATTGGTTAAAGGGGATATGACAGGGCCGGAGAGCGCCAAGACTGTCTTAAGGCACCCTCAAGTTCAAGTTGCTGTTTTAGAAACTGCAAGAGGGGGAATTCTTCGCTCAGGTTTGGGTTATGATTATGCGGATGTAGCAGTAGTCACCAATGTTTCCAATGATCATCTTGGGCAGTATGGAATAGAGAGTCTTGAAGACATTGCTCACGTTAAAAGTCTGGTGGCAGAGGTTATCAAGCCCCATAGTTATGTCGTCCTAAATGCTGATGATCCCTATGTTGTTCAAATGGCTAAACGCACCCAAGGGAGAGTTATCTTTTTTAGTACTGAAAAAGACAATATCTATATTCGCAAACATCTGGGCAAAGGCGGAATAGCTGTTTTCGTACGCAGAGGGATGATCTTACTTTGTCAAGGATCCCAAGTCTTCAAAATTTGTTCCGTAAAACAGATTCCGGTTACTTGGGAGGGCAAAGCTAAACACAATATCCAAAATGCTTTGGCAGCAATAGCATCAGGATGGGCATTGGGGATGAGTACGACAGCGATTCGGGATTCACTTCAGGAGTTTTCTTCGGATGTGGAGCATAATCGCGGTAGGCTTAATTTGTATAAAATTAACGGAGTTGATGTGTTTATTGATTATGGACACAACTCTGCCGGGATTCAAGAGATTGTTAACACCTTGAAGTACTTTAAAAAGAAGAATTTAGTTGGTTGTGTAACGGTTCCCGGTGATCGATCAGACGAGACAGTGCGGGAGGTTGGCCGAATAGCTGCCAAGGGCTTTCAGCGTTTGGTGATTCGAGAGGACCGTGACTTACGCGGGCGAAAACCGGGAGAAATAGCCCAAATGATCTATGACGAGGCTATTCTATCTGGTATGGATGCGCAAAAAATTAAGATTATATTACCTGAAACAGAAGCCTTTTCTAAGGGGCTGGACAGCTGTGTTCCCGGTGATACATTTGTCATGTTCTATGAGCATCTGGAACCTATCGAAGAGGAAATTCGCAGGAGAATGGAATTACAAAAAGCCTTGTCCTATATACCAGCAAAGAATGAATGGGTTGTTGGCGGAGAATATTAA
- the ispE gene encoding 4-(cytidine 5'-diphospho)-2-C-methyl-D-erythritol kinase — protein MEQSFLTTFANAKINLALAIQGIQEDGYHELQSVMQSIELHDIVRVRRHGEKVVCRCGALSGPGNLAYKAAIEFLSQSGKSGGLEIEIKKQIPIQAGLAGGSTDAAATLRLLNQLYGNPFNNEELLKLAAQCGADVAFCLQGGTMWATGRGEQLELLPAAPRVDLVIMKPYAGVNTREAYRRFDLVGHSGQLTRKDWEEALAGGSIKQIAGLLYNDLEAASIPLVPQIDKFKQSLLESGCYGSLMSGSGSSVFGIAQGEQHARQVAEQLRKKGFRNVWVTKTIGAVTNCMKGDS, from the coding sequence ATGGAACAGTCTTTCCTTACAACGTTCGCAAACGCTAAGATAAATTTGGCTTTAGCCATTCAAGGAATTCAAGAAGATGGTTATCATGAACTTCAAAGTGTTATGCAATCTATTGAGTTGCATGACATTGTTCGAGTTCGACGTCATGGGGAAAAAGTAGTGTGTCGCTGTGGAGCATTAAGCGGACCTGGAAACCTAGCTTATAAAGCAGCTATAGAATTTTTGAGCCAAAGTGGAAAATCTGGAGGACTTGAAATTGAAATTAAAAAGCAGATTCCCATTCAAGCAGGACTAGCTGGAGGAAGTACTGATGCAGCTGCAACCCTGCGGTTATTAAATCAACTCTATGGAAATCCTTTCAATAATGAGGAGTTGCTTAAACTGGCAGCTCAATGTGGCGCAGATGTAGCTTTTTGTCTTCAAGGCGGGACAATGTGGGCTACAGGAAGAGGTGAGCAGCTTGAATTATTACCGGCGGCGCCTAGGGTAGATCTTGTTATAATGAAACCTTATGCTGGCGTAAACACAAGGGAAGCGTATCGGCGGTTTGATTTAGTTGGACATTCAGGGCAGCTAACAAGAAAGGATTGGGAAGAGGCTTTAGCGGGAGGGTCAATTAAACAGATTGCTGGCCTGCTCTATAACGATCTTGAGGCAGCTTCAATCCCGTTGGTGCCGCAAATTGATAAATTCAAGCAAAGCCTGCTAGAGTCAGGATGTTATGGATCCTTAATGTCCGGCAGTGGTTCAAGTGTCTTTGGAATTGCCCAAGGAGAGCAACATGCAAGGCAGGTTGCTGAACAGTTGAGAAAAAAAGGCTTTAGAAATGTTTGGGTAACAAAAACGATAGGTGCAGTAACTAATTGTATGAAAGGGGATAGTTAG
- a CDS encoding GntR family transcriptional regulator, with translation MGKRLLPVILDGYKPLREIVFESMRDAILSGVLQPGERLMEIQLAEEMGVSRTPVREAIRKLELENFVVMIPRKGAYVAGVSSKDVADVFEIRSALEGLAAGLAAERITEDELEQMERVLFCRSNEGDMDLEEVVKSDTDFHALVYSASRNERLIQILANLREQIQRFRATSLAVPGRNKLALEEHRAIVEALRNHNSEEAQALAMAHIVTAENVMFDALSIKNEPDKVD, from the coding sequence ATGGGCAAACGATTATTACCGGTAATTCTTGACGGTTATAAACCGTTGAGGGAGATTGTTTTTGAATCTATGAGAGATGCTATTTTGAGTGGTGTTCTTCAACCTGGTGAGCGTTTAATGGAGATTCAGCTGGCAGAAGAAATGGGAGTTAGCAGAACCCCTGTACGTGAAGCCATTCGAAAACTGGAACTGGAAAATTTCGTAGTTATGATTCCTCGAAAAGGAGCTTACGTCGCTGGTGTTTCATCCAAAGATGTTGCTGATGTTTTTGAGATTCGATCCGCACTTGAAGGATTAGCAGCAGGACTGGCAGCTGAACGTATTACTGAAGATGAATTGGAACAAATGGAACGGGTGTTGTTCTGCCGGTCGAACGAGGGAGATATGGATCTGGAAGAAGTTGTAAAGTCTGATACGGATTTTCATGCCTTAGTTTATAGTGCCAGCCGCAATGAACGGTTAATTCAAATTCTGGCCAATTTACGAGAACAAATCCAGCGTTTTAGGGCCACATCACTTGCTGTTCCAGGTCGGAACAAACTTGCGCTTGAGGAACACAGAGCCATTGTTGAAGCATTAAGAAATCATAATAGTGAGGAAGCGCAAGCTTTAGCTATGGCACATATCGTCACAGCTGAGAATGTTATGTTCGATGCTCTTAGTATTAAGAATGAGCCAGACAAGGTGGATTAA
- the purR gene encoding pur operon repressor: MEKMKRAERMVAITQLLMQKPNVLTPLTFFAEQFQTAKSTISEDLMAVKGSLLLSGHGHLETISGAAGGVRYIPEISNQEATQVLDRLAERLNEKERILAGGFLYMTDLLFDPSVLRPLGLIFAGAFRDKKPDVVVTIETKGIPLALVTAEALGLPMVVIRSGNKVTEGSSVSINYVSGSSRRIQTMSLSRRALEPQKRVLIIDDFMKAGGTALGIKNLMKEFEADVVGIGILVEAQLNNEPKLVEGYLSLLQLKELDPYSGKASVVPIACFF; the protein is encoded by the coding sequence GTGGAGAAGATGAAGAGAGCGGAGCGGATGGTCGCGATCACTCAACTGTTGATGCAAAAACCGAATGTCCTTACACCTTTGACATTTTTTGCAGAACAATTTCAAACAGCTAAGTCTACCATTAGTGAAGACTTGATGGCCGTGAAAGGGAGTCTTTTGTTATCCGGGCACGGTCATTTGGAGACAATTTCCGGAGCGGCGGGGGGAGTGCGCTATATTCCGGAAATTTCAAATCAAGAGGCAACCCAAGTTCTAGATAGGCTTGCTGAACGTCTGAACGAAAAAGAGCGGATCCTTGCCGGGGGTTTTCTCTATATGACCGATTTATTATTTGATCCCTCAGTCCTGCGTCCTCTTGGCCTAATTTTTGCGGGAGCATTTCGAGACAAGAAACCGGATGTTGTCGTTACCATTGAAACTAAAGGAATTCCTTTAGCCCTTGTTACGGCAGAGGCTTTAGGGCTGCCTATGGTGGTTATACGAAGCGGTAATAAAGTCACGGAAGGTTCCTCTGTAAGCATCAATTATGTTTCCGGATCATCCCGGCGTATTCAAACAATGTCACTCTCCCGTAGGGCTTTAGAGCCCCAAAAGAGAGTTCTGATCATTGATGATTTCATGAAAGCGGGTGGCACCGCCTTAGGAATCAAAAATCTGATGAAAGAATTTGAAGCAGATGTTGTTGGAATTGGGATTTTAGTTGAAGCTCAATTAAACAATGAGCCTAAACTTGTCGAAGGATATTTGTCCCTTTTACAGCTGAAGGAACTTGATCCTTATTCCGGTAAGGCCTCGGTCGTTCCAATAGCTTGCTTCTTCTAG
- the spoVG gene encoding septation regulator SpoVG — translation MNITDVRVRKINTEGKMKAVVSVTFDNAFVVHDVKVVEGMNGIFVAMPSRKTPEGEFRDIAHPISADAREVIQTAVLKAYQEAI, via the coding sequence ATGAATATTACCGATGTGCGGGTTCGGAAGATTAATACTGAAGGAAAGATGAAAGCGGTGGTCTCTGTCACATTTGATAATGCTTTTGTCGTTCACGATGTCAAAGTTGTTGAAGGAATGAATGGAATTTTTGTTGCTATGCCCAGCCGTAAAACTCCTGAAGGGGAATTCCGGGATATAGCTCATCCTATTTCGGCAGATGCACGAGAAGTCATTCAAACTGCAGTACTAAAAGCTTACCAAGAAGCCATTTGA
- the glmU gene encoding bifunctional UDP-N-acetylglucosamine diphosphorylase/glucosamine-1-phosphate N-acetyltransferase GlmU → MSNLVAVIMAAGKGTRMKSKLPKVMHTLSGKTLIEHVLDMVGQVGVSRPLVIVGHGRESIEARIRNRAEIIIQKEQLGTGHAVMQALPYIDDDQTILVLSGDQPLLKAKTLNTLVQLHQAQEASATVLTAYMEEPFGYGRVLKNGENLVKIVEEKDASNEERKIKEINTGTYCFKGSALKESLSMITTKNAQGEYYLTEVFDVLLRQGQKILTYCTSNSLEALGINSRGQLAEAEGIVRRNILEYWMSEGVTIVDPGSTFIDAEVKLGQDVTILPFTRLLGNTVIEEDAVIGPQTSLENCSVGRSSEVINTVARDAQIGEACMIGPFCYLRPGTKLEAGVKVGDFVEIKNSWIETGAKVPHLSYIGDTHVGKSANIGAGTITCNYDGINKHPTKIGDHAFIGSNTNLVAPLEIGEYAVTGAGSTITKNVPAKALAVERSQQVIKEHWYREKIK, encoded by the coding sequence ATGTCTAATTTGGTAGCAGTGATCATGGCAGCAGGAAAAGGAACAAGAATGAAATCCAAGCTGCCAAAAGTCATGCATACGTTATCTGGAAAAACTCTCATAGAACATGTCTTAGATATGGTAGGTCAAGTTGGAGTTTCGCGTCCTCTTGTTATTGTTGGACATGGACGGGAGAGTATAGAAGCCCGTATCCGTAATCGGGCAGAGATTATCATTCAGAAAGAACAGCTGGGTACAGGGCATGCGGTTATGCAAGCATTGCCGTATATAGATGATGACCAAACTATACTTGTTTTAAGCGGGGATCAACCGCTGCTTAAAGCAAAGACATTAAACACTCTTGTCCAACTGCACCAAGCTCAGGAGGCCAGCGCAACTGTATTGACGGCTTATATGGAGGAACCTTTTGGTTATGGCCGAGTTCTCAAAAATGGCGAGAATCTTGTTAAGATTGTTGAGGAAAAGGATGCCTCGAATGAGGAGCGGAAAATTAAGGAAATCAATACAGGGACTTATTGCTTTAAAGGTTCTGCCCTGAAAGAATCTTTAAGCATGATTACGACTAAAAATGCCCAAGGGGAATACTATCTGACGGAAGTGTTTGATGTTTTACTTAGACAAGGACAAAAAATATTGACTTATTGTACGTCTAACTCTTTGGAAGCTTTAGGAATCAATAGTCGTGGTCAGTTAGCAGAAGCTGAGGGAATTGTTCGGAGGAATATTTTAGAGTATTGGATGTCTGAAGGTGTTACTATTGTAGATCCGGGGTCAACATTTATTGATGCAGAGGTAAAATTGGGACAGGACGTGACGATTCTTCCCTTTACAAGATTATTAGGAAACACAGTAATAGAAGAAGATGCTGTTATAGGCCCTCAGACTAGTCTGGAGAATTGCAGTGTTGGACGCAGTTCAGAGGTGATTAACACGGTTGCCCGAGATGCCCAGATCGGAGAAGCGTGTATGATTGGACCTTTTTGCTATTTGCGGCCAGGCACTAAACTTGAAGCAGGAGTAAAAGTAGGGGATTTTGTAGAAATCAAGAATAGTTGGATTGAAACAGGTGCAAAAGTGCCCCATTTGAGCTATATTGGAGATACACATGTTGGAAAGTCGGCAAATATCGGAGCAGGTACAATTACCTGTAACTATGATGGGATTAACAAGCATCCCACGAAAATCGGCGATCATGCCTTTATTGGCAGTAATACAAATTTAGTTGCTCCACTGGAAATTGGGGAGTACGCAGTGACGGGTGCGGGGTCTACTATTACTAAAAATGTTCCTGCCAAAGCCTTGGCAGTTGAACGGAGCCAACAGGTCATTAAGGAACATTGGTATCGAGAAAAGATTAAATAG
- a CDS encoding ribose-phosphate diphosphokinase, producing MAAKEFKIFCGNANRPLAQEIVDYLGVPLGEAKIKRFQDGETCLAIDESVRGADIYVVQPTCYPTNDNIMELLIMIDAIRRASARRITAVMPYYGYARQERKTRARDPITAKLMANLITTAGADRVVTMDLHAPAIQGFFDIPLDHLPGVPILAEYFREKGLENICVVSPDLGGVTRARDLAERIGATLAIIDKRRPEANVSEIMHVIGELKGKTVIMIDDIIDTAGTITQGAQALIDRGAKEVYACCTHPVLSGPAIDRLANSVIREVVVTNTIPLTREKVIPQIKVLSVAPLLGEAIVRIHEDLSVSKLFS from the coding sequence ATGGCAGCAAAAGAATTTAAAATTTTTTGTGGGAATGCGAATCGTCCATTAGCACAAGAAATTGTGGACTATTTAGGAGTACCGTTAGGTGAAGCCAAAATCAAGCGTTTCCAAGATGGAGAGACCTGTCTGGCCATCGATGAAAGTGTTCGGGGGGCGGATATCTATGTTGTTCAGCCTACCTGTTATCCTACTAACGATAACATTATGGAATTGCTGATTATGATTGATGCTATTCGCAGGGCCTCTGCACGGCGGATTACGGCCGTAATGCCCTATTATGGCTATGCTCGTCAAGAGAGAAAGACCAGGGCGCGGGATCCCATTACGGCAAAGTTAATGGCAAATCTCATAACGACCGCAGGAGCAGACCGTGTGGTTACTATGGATTTACACGCTCCGGCAATACAAGGATTTTTTGATATCCCGCTGGATCATTTGCCTGGGGTGCCTATCCTGGCAGAGTATTTCAGGGAGAAGGGATTAGAAAACATTTGTGTTGTTTCTCCGGATTTAGGTGGAGTAACACGTGCCAGAGACCTAGCCGAACGGATTGGAGCTACTCTGGCCATTATCGACAAACGCCGGCCGGAAGCCAATGTTTCAGAAATTATGCATGTCATCGGCGAACTCAAAGGAAAGACCGTCATTATGATTGATGACATTATTGATACTGCCGGGACGATTACTCAAGGGGCTCAGGCCCTTATTGACAGAGGAGCTAAAGAAGTCTATGCATGCTGTACCCATCCGGTATTGTCCGGCCCGGCAATTGATCGCTTAGCCAATTCTGTGATTCGGGAGGTTGTTGTCACGAATACCATTCCCTTAACTCGTGAGAAAGTAATTCCTCAAATTAAAGTATTGTCTGTTGCACCGCTCTTAGGGGAGGCTATTGTCCGTATTCATGAGGATCTTTCGGTCAGCAAGCTGTTTAGTTAA
- a CDS encoding PRC-barrel domain-containing protein, with protein sequence MKPSRKFLSLPIISLQEGQQLGYVKSLILDAGKKSLAAIVVDPKGFFKDQRIIPYSKVVSVGDDAITIDKESHVEKSSSIPELLDLVKEKLTIIGTKMVTESGKTLGTAEEYYVDPSTGKITQIEISGGRFEGIFNGKACISADYITTIGHDVIVIQKGSENALTVSDKGLSDTLKNFLHSTSNLASETTHTLSSYFKKDRGKPVSHAAADKEPIIIPESETIPTEEEVISEIPTTKDPQG encoded by the coding sequence ATGAAACCCAGCCGAAAATTCTTATCCTTACCTATTATTTCACTCCAAGAAGGTCAACAACTCGGTTATGTCAAAAGTTTAATATTAGACGCCGGCAAAAAATCCCTTGCAGCCATCGTAGTGGACCCTAAGGGCTTTTTTAAAGACCAGCGCATTATCCCCTATTCAAAGGTTGTGAGTGTTGGTGATGACGCAATCACCATAGACAAAGAATCTCATGTCGAAAAAAGTTCAAGCATACCTGAGCTATTAGATTTAGTCAAAGAAAAGCTGACCATTATTGGCACAAAAATGGTCACAGAATCAGGCAAGACCCTTGGGACAGCCGAAGAATATTACGTAGATCCAAGTACCGGCAAAATAACACAAATCGAAATTTCGGGAGGTCGATTTGAAGGAATTTTTAACGGTAAAGCTTGTATTTCTGCAGATTACATTACTACGATAGGACATGATGTTATTGTTATCCAAAAAGGCAGCGAAAATGCTTTAACTGTTTCTGACAAAGGACTTAGCGATACACTAAAAAATTTCCTTCACTCAACTTCGAATCTAGCTTCTGAAACTACTCATACTCTAAGCAGCTATTTTAAAAAGGATCGAGGTAAACCCGTCTCCCACGCAGCTGCGGATAAAGAGCCCATCATCATTCCGGAAAGCGAAACTATCCCAACTGAAGAAGAAGTCATCTCAGAAATACCTACAACCAAAGACCCCCAGGGGTAA
- the pth gene encoding aminoacyl-tRNA hydrolase, producing the protein MKVIIGLGNPGAQYAETRHNIGFLLVDLLAEVHKLQFRSKFQGLLAEGNIEGERLFLLKPQTFMNLSGRSVSELSRFYKLSQEDLLVVQDDMDLPLGKIRLRDHGSSGGHNGIKSIQFELGSERLWRLKLGVGRPPKEWDPARYVLSPFAEDETKLLDDVLGRAEKAVYLWIKGEYERAMNLYHR; encoded by the coding sequence ATGAAGGTTATTATAGGTCTTGGAAATCCTGGCGCTCAATATGCGGAGACACGCCACAATATCGGTTTTTTACTTGTGGATCTATTGGCAGAGGTTCACAAGCTGCAATTTCGTTCTAAGTTTCAAGGGTTATTAGCAGAAGGGAATATAGAAGGAGAGCGATTGTTTCTCTTAAAGCCACAAACATTTATGAATTTAAGCGGACGTTCAGTTAGTGAACTTAGCCGTTTTTATAAACTCTCTCAAGAGGACTTGTTGGTAGTTCAAGATGATATGGATTTGCCCCTGGGCAAAATCCGTCTGCGGGATCACGGAAGTTCAGGAGGGCATAATGGTATTAAATCCATTCAGTTTGAATTAGGCTCAGAAAGGTTATGGCGGTTGAAGCTTGGAGTAGGTCGTCCGCCTAAAGAGTGGGATCCTGCACGTTATGTGCTCTCGCCCTTTGCAGAAGATGAAACAAAATTATTGGATGATGTATTAGGCCGGGCTGAAAAGGCAGTCTATCTATGGATCAAAGGGGAATATGAACGAGCTATGAATTTATACCATCGTTAA